In the genome of Armatimonadota bacterium, one region contains:
- a CDS encoding pyridoxal phosphate-dependent aminotransferase: protein MDTGRLFSRQTQAFVSPALRQITIEVQRVGGVNLGQGVCQLPVPELVIEAASKAAADGVNRYTNPRGLSSLREALVRKLEHFNRIQGLDPETDVLVTCGATGAFEGVCAVLLDPGDEVVVFEPYYPYHLTALRRYQADVKTVPLTAPDWAVDFDLVRSMIGPKTKFVLLNTPGNPTGKVFTSAELEEMAEVLEGTDTLLVTDEIYEYMTFDGRRHVSPASIEGLRERTVTIGGYSKTFSITGWRIGYMALPAALSGPMSAFLDAVYVCAPAPLQEAVAQGVFLFGDDYYRRLCSKYESKRDLFYKGLQESGLDPVLTEGAYYMSCGYESAFPDMESDVFVAKMIAECGVGAVPSGDFVRDPSGAKWVRFCLAVEDDVLHDALSRLKRLTSSGSVLRPS from the coding sequence ATGGACACCGGACGTCTCTTTTCGCGCCAGACACAGGCGTTCGTTTCTCCCGCCCTTCGCCAGATCACGATCGAGGTCCAACGCGTCGGCGGCGTCAACCTCGGCCAAGGCGTGTGCCAGCTTCCAGTGCCCGAACTCGTCATCGAAGCGGCTTCAAAGGCCGCAGCGGACGGCGTCAACCGGTACACGAACCCTAGGGGCCTGTCGTCCCTGAGAGAGGCCCTCGTCCGCAAGTTGGAGCACTTCAACAGGATCCAAGGGCTCGATCCCGAAACGGACGTCCTCGTGACCTGTGGTGCGACGGGAGCGTTCGAAGGCGTCTGCGCCGTCCTCCTCGACCCGGGCGACGAAGTCGTCGTCTTCGAACCCTACTACCCCTACCACCTGACGGCGTTGCGCCGCTATCAGGCCGATGTGAAGACGGTGCCCCTGACCGCGCCGGACTGGGCCGTGGACTTCGACCTTGTCCGTTCGATGATCGGCCCGAAGACGAAGTTCGTGCTCCTGAACACGCCCGGAAACCCGACGGGCAAAGTGTTCACGTCCGCGGAGTTGGAGGAGATGGCCGAGGTCTTGGAAGGAACGGACACCCTCCTCGTCACCGACGAGATTTACGAGTACATGACCTTTGACGGGCGCCGTCACGTGTCGCCGGCTTCGATCGAAGGCTTGCGCGAGAGGACGGTCACGATCGGTGGCTATTCAAAGACGTTTTCGATCACAGGCTGGCGGATCGGATACATGGCTCTTCCGGCTGCCCTGTCGGGTCCGATGTCGGCGTTCCTCGACGCCGTTTACGTCTGTGCCCCTGCTCCGTTGCAGGAAGCGGTCGCCCAGGGCGTCTTCCTGTTCGGTGACGACTATTACCGAAGGTTGTGCTCGAAATACGAAAGCAAACGCGACCTGTTCTACAAAGGGCTGCAGGAATCGGGATTGGACCCTGTCCTGACGGAAGGGGCTTACTACATGTCGTGCGGCTACGAAAGTGCTTTCCCGGACATGGAAAGCGACGTGTTCGTCGCCAAAATGATCGCGGAGTGCGGCGTCGGTGCCGTACCTTCGGGCGACTTCGTCCGTGATCCTTCCGGTGCCAAGTGGGTCCGGTTCTGTTTGGCCGTGGAGGACGACGTCTTGCACGATGCCCTTAGCCGGTTGAAACGCCTAACGTCGTCAGGATCCGTCTTAAGACCGTCTTAG
- a CDS encoding DUF1289 domain-containing protein, whose amino-acid sequence MEPKNVDSPCAKVCVLDEFLVCKGCGRTIAEIADWPFMNPTQKSEVLERAGARFKARQERRRAANLVASSSSERP is encoded by the coding sequence GTGGAGCCCAAGAACGTCGACTCGCCTTGCGCCAAAGTGTGCGTCCTCGACGAGTTCTTGGTCTGCAAGGGGTGCGGGCGCACGATCGCTGAAATCGCCGACTGGCCTTTCATGAACCCGACGCAGAAGTCAGAGGTGCTCGAAAGGGCGGGGGCCCGGTTCAAGGCGCGTCAAGAGCGGCGCAGAGCGGCCAACCTCGTCGCCAGTTCCTCGTCCGAAAGGCCCTGA
- a CDS encoding cupin domain-containing protein yields MAVLRVPDRNEEIRDTEEIKSRLADLGIGYEVWKPKFHLEGAPSSETVLEAFAEEIEKLKAQGGYVAADVIDLFPDTPNLDTMLAKFSKEHWHDEDEVRFIVEGRGVFHIRPREGDVVALEVEEGDLARVPAGTWHWFDLCQEKRIRAIRLFQDPSGWTPRYTDSGVDKGYLPVCMGLSFIPPQLAQL; encoded by the coding sequence ATGGCCGTCCTGCGCGTCCCCGACCGGAACGAAGAGATCCGCGACACCGAAGAGATCAAGTCGCGCCTGGCCGACTTAGGGATCGGCTACGAGGTGTGGAAGCCGAAATTCCATCTTGAAGGGGCGCCGTCCTCCGAGACCGTGTTGGAAGCGTTCGCCGAGGAGATCGAAAAGCTCAAAGCGCAAGGCGGCTACGTCGCGGCCGACGTCATCGACCTCTTTCCTGACACCCCGAACCTGGACACGATGCTCGCGAAGTTCAGTAAGGAGCATTGGCACGACGAAGACGAAGTCCGGTTCATCGTCGAGGGCCGGGGCGTGTTCCACATCCGACCGCGCGAAGGCGACGTCGTCGCCCTGGAAGTCGAAGAAGGCGACTTGGCCCGCGTTCCGGCGGGCACCTGGCATTGGTTCGACCTGTGCCAGGAGAAGCGCATCCGGGCGATCCGCTTGTTCCAGGACCCGAGCGGATGGACGCCTCGCTACACCGACAGCGGGGTCGATAAGGGCTACCTGCCCGTGTGCATGGGCCTGTCGTTCATCCCGCCCCAACTCGCGCAGCTTTGA
- a CDS encoding DUF167 domain-containing protein translates to MRSSPSRPRRRRLAELKVRVTPKASRNKVEPDEPVRVFVTSPPADGEANKAVVETLSKALGVPKSRLTIVKGLTSREKTVEFQGLSDEELATRLAALRRS, encoded by the coding sequence ATGCGGTCCTCGCCGTCGAGACCCCGGAGGCGGCGGCTGGCTGAGCTGAAGGTCAGGGTCACGCCAAAGGCATCGCGCAACAAGGTCGAGCCCGACGAGCCGGTCAGAGTCTTCGTGACATCGCCTCCCGCCGACGGCGAAGCGAACAAGGCGGTGGTCGAGACGTTGTCCAAGGCGCTCGGAGTGCCCAAGTCACGGCTGACGATCGTCAAAGGCTTGACGTCGCGCGAGAAGACAGTCGAGTTTCAGGGCCTTTCGGACGAGGAACTGGCGACGAGGTTGGCCGCTCTGCGCCGCTCTTGA
- a CDS encoding DivIVA domain-containing protein yields the protein MEKVTPIDLERAQIPVTFRGYSREAVDHILASASKQLEGQLVEIRRLQQAHRDAERDLETFRLQESTLRDAIVLAQKSADEARAVARREAEVIVEEARLEAKEIRRSANEAVRALKWEIERLESDRAGFAARFRSLLQDYLSHLEEAPPTHAVLAVETPEAAAG from the coding sequence TTGGAAAAGGTCACACCGATCGACCTGGAACGGGCCCAGATTCCCGTCACGTTCCGGGGTTACAGCAGGGAAGCCGTCGACCACATTCTTGCTTCCGCATCGAAGCAGCTCGAAGGTCAGCTCGTCGAAATCCGACGTCTTCAACAGGCTCATCGAGACGCCGAGCGCGACCTGGAGACGTTCAGGCTCCAAGAGTCCACGCTGCGCGACGCCATCGTCTTGGCGCAGAAATCTGCCGACGAAGCGCGGGCCGTCGCCCGTCGCGAGGCGGAGGTCATCGTGGAAGAAGCCCGTCTCGAGGCCAAGGAGATCCGCCGCTCGGCGAACGAGGCGGTGCGCGCACTGAAGTGGGAGATCGAGAGGCTCGAATCGGACAGGGCCGGGTTCGCGGCACGGTTCCGCAGCCTGCTCCAGGACTACTTGTCGCACTTGGAGGAAGCGCCTCCGACCCATGCGGTCCTCGCCGTCGAGACCCCGGAGGCGGCGGCTGGCTGA
- the mtnC gene encoding acireductone synthase, whose amino-acid sequence MSRPAVYLLDIEGTTTPVDFVTKTLFPYARAAMAAFLASADPGLQDDMAALSQERAADTGDVPEWPEEPSPTGALGYIEWLMDQDRKSTGLKSLQGKIWKAGYEDGSLQGTVYPDVWPAVRRWKERGARIAVFSSGSVLAQKLIFGHLPEGDMTPWIDAYFDTATGPKRSAESYRTIASALRVEPGDVCFLSDVQEEVDAALAAGMGATRVDRDGRRPGDAITDFEGLD is encoded by the coding sequence TTGAGCCGTCCCGCCGTCTACCTGTTGGACATCGAAGGCACGACGACGCCTGTCGACTTCGTGACCAAGACGCTTTTCCCCTATGCCCGGGCCGCGATGGCGGCTTTTCTGGCGTCGGCCGATCCCGGTCTCCAGGACGACATGGCCGCCCTGTCGCAGGAGCGTGCGGCCGATACCGGAGACGTCCCTGAATGGCCCGAAGAACCGTCTCCGACGGGTGCCCTCGGATACATCGAATGGCTCATGGACCAAGACCGGAAATCGACCGGCCTGAAGTCGCTCCAGGGCAAGATCTGGAAGGCCGGCTATGAGGACGGCTCCCTCCAAGGGACCGTGTACCCGGACGTGTGGCCGGCTGTCCGGAGGTGGAAGGAGCGGGGCGCCCGGATCGCGGTCTTCTCGTCAGGCAGCGTCCTCGCGCAAAAGCTGATCTTCGGACATCTTCCCGAAGGGGACATGACGCCTTGGATCGACGCCTACTTTGACACGGCCACAGGCCCAAAACGCAGTGCCGAGAGTTACCGGACGATCGCGTCCGCACTTCGGGTCGAGCCCGGCGACGTCTGCTTTCTCAGCGACGTTCAAGAGGAAGTCGACGCGGCGCTCGCCGCTGGCATGGGTGCCACGAGGGTCGACCGGGACGGACGCCGTCCGGGCGATGCGATCACGGACTTCGAAGGCCTGGATTGA
- the mtnB gene encoding methylthioribulose 1-phosphate dehydratase, producing MHQELRDELAGLVKWAHGKGWAPGTGGNFSRLVSRDPFRLLVTPSGADKGSVAPEDLLIVDREGSVIEGARQPSAETLLHVPIVEEQGAEAVVHTHSVWNTLASLSPGEDFEISGLEMLKGLSGVRSHEHTERVPILDNSQDIGALSKTLRAALRAKPDVHAVLLRGHGVYTWGYDIFQARRHAEIVEFLFEVTLRRRMEM from the coding sequence ATGCACCAGGAGCTGCGGGACGAACTAGCCGGACTCGTCAAATGGGCGCACGGCAAGGGCTGGGCGCCGGGGACGGGCGGGAACTTCAGCCGTCTCGTTTCCAGGGACCCGTTCCGACTGCTCGTGACCCCGAGCGGGGCGGACAAGGGCTCGGTCGCGCCCGAGGACTTGCTGATCGTCGACCGCGAAGGGAGCGTCATCGAAGGAGCCCGCCAGCCTTCGGCCGAAACGTTGCTCCATGTGCCGATCGTCGAAGAGCAAGGGGCCGAGGCCGTCGTCCATACACATTCGGTCTGGAACACGCTGGCCTCCCTCAGCCCCGGCGAGGACTTCGAGATCTCAGGGCTCGAAATGCTGAAGGGGCTGTCCGGCGTCCGTTCGCACGAACACACGGAAAGGGTGCCGATCCTCGACAACTCGCAGGACATCGGGGCGCTGTCGAAAACGCTCCGTGCGGCTCTTCGGGCCAAGCCGGACGTGCATGCCGTACTGCTACGGGGTCACGGGGTCTACACCTGGGGTTATGATATATTCCAAGCCCGCCGACACGCCGAGATCGTCGAATTCCTGTTCGAAGTGACGTTGCGCCGGCGTATGGAGATGTGA
- the gatB gene encoding Asp-tRNA(Asn)/Glu-tRNA(Gln) amidotransferase subunit GatB gives MPEYTASVGMEVHAELLTKSKMFCRCAVAFGGEPNTRVCPVCLGLPGALPVPNKAAIDMVLRTALALNCEIAYESVFHRKNYFYPDLPKGFQTTQYGETNPFGYHGWLDVPTKGGSSKRVRIRRVHLEEDTGKLTHLSGVGSGVDYNRAGVPLMEIVTDFPPDITDADLAREYLVQLRAVLVWLGVCDGKMEEGSLRCEPNVSVRPDGSEAYGTKTEIKNLNSFRSVQLGVEFEVARQAALLDAGGTVVQETRGWNESTLSTFVMRTKESEQDYRYFTCPDLAPMHFEREEIEEMRAALPELPSAKRERYRRELGLSDEHVEQLTGDREWSEFFDACVALGGDAQTVCNAMNGDFAKLLNESGQCALVDGDHDHEGRPASLVRPRHLVDLAGLVKGGQANSKVAKTLLDEAFASGALPSTTLESRGLAQVSDAQAIAAAVDQVIADNPGPVEQYRSGKEGVIGFLVGAVMKATQGRANPSMVQDEMRRRLSE, from the coding sequence ATGCCCGAGTACACCGCCAGCGTGGGGATGGAGGTCCATGCCGAGCTCCTGACGAAGAGCAAGATGTTCTGCAGGTGCGCCGTGGCCTTCGGCGGTGAACCGAACACAAGGGTTTGCCCCGTCTGCCTCGGCCTCCCCGGCGCTTTGCCCGTCCCCAACAAGGCCGCGATCGACATGGTGCTGAGGACGGCGCTCGCATTGAACTGCGAGATCGCGTATGAAAGCGTCTTCCACCGCAAGAACTATTTCTATCCCGACCTTCCTAAGGGCTTCCAGACCACGCAATACGGCGAGACGAACCCATTCGGCTATCACGGTTGGCTCGACGTCCCGACGAAGGGTGGCAGCAGCAAGCGCGTGCGCATCCGCCGCGTGCACCTGGAGGAGGACACGGGCAAGCTGACCCATCTGTCCGGCGTCGGGAGCGGGGTGGACTATAACCGTGCCGGAGTGCCCTTGATGGAGATCGTCACGGACTTTCCTCCGGACATCACCGACGCCGACCTCGCCCGCGAGTACCTCGTCCAGCTCCGCGCGGTGCTGGTGTGGCTCGGCGTCTGCGACGGCAAGATGGAAGAGGGGAGCCTACGGTGCGAGCCGAACGTGAGCGTGCGGCCGGACGGGAGCGAGGCCTATGGCACGAAGACGGAGATCAAGAACCTGAACAGCTTCCGCTCGGTGCAGCTCGGGGTGGAGTTCGAGGTCGCGCGGCAGGCGGCGTTGCTGGACGCGGGCGGGACGGTCGTACAGGAGACCCGTGGCTGGAACGAGTCGACGCTCTCGACGTTCGTCATGCGGACGAAGGAGAGCGAGCAGGACTACCGCTACTTCACGTGCCCCGACCTTGCACCGATGCACTTCGAACGCGAGGAGATCGAGGAGATGCGTGCCGCGCTGCCGGAGCTGCCGTCGGCCAAGCGGGAACGGTACCGACGCGAATTGGGACTGAGCGACGAGCACGTCGAACAGCTCACGGGGGACAGGGAGTGGTCGGAGTTCTTCGACGCGTGCGTGGCGCTGGGCGGCGACGCGCAGACGGTCTGTAACGCGATGAACGGGGACTTCGCCAAGCTACTGAACGAGTCGGGACAGTGTGCCTTGGTCGACGGGGACCATGATCATGAAGGTCGTCCGGCGAGTCTGGTCCGTCCGCGGCACCTCGTCGATCTGGCCGGGCTGGTCAAGGGAGGCCAGGCGAACAGCAAAGTGGCCAAAACGTTACTGGACGAGGCCTTCGCATCGGGAGCCTTGCCGTCCACGACCCTAGAATCCCGAGGGCTCGCGCAGGTCTCCGACGCTCAAGCCATCGCGGCAGCGGTGGATCAGGTCATCGCGGACAACCCTGGCCCGGTGGAGCAGTACCGGTCGGGGAAGGAGGGCGTGATCGGTTTTCTGGTAGGCGCGGTCATGAAAGCAACCCAAGGGCGGGCCAATCCGTCCATGGTTCAAGACGAGATGAGAAGGAGACTGTCGGAATGA
- a CDS encoding indolepyruvate ferredoxin oxidoreductase, protein MTYPSELLLGDEAVAWGAIDSGIAGAFSYAGTPATEIFETVQTAAPAVWAQWSANEKVAYEEALGMSYAGKRALVSMKHVGLNVAMDPFMSSALTGVVGGLVLVVGDDPGMHSSQDEQDSRFLADFAKIPYFEPSDQQECYDMTREAFELSERVSVPVMVRLVTRLAHSRSTVRLAAGEGSERRHRRLPLPDPNDWTLVPVNARRRYRRLLNLQAQLTQESEESPYNLLKIKGRRGVLCSGTAYNYVREALGPESDDTLLRIGRSPLPTDLVRRFVDHCEEIVVVEEGQPFIESRLTGLLGLTGKFVKGKLDGTLPLDGELTPKIVATALSALGWLSSPTDPIVVGRPPQYCKGCPHSSTMNALVEATSTFDEPLLFSDIGCYALGIMPPYRSVHSAVEMGASIGMAHGASRAGAFPVLCTIGDSTFAHSGMTPLLGAVLSDADITVMILDNATTAMTGAQDSMATGEQLVGLLEGLGVKHLETIEPLPKNHAANVEAIRRAIGHRGLSVIVARRPCIQIKPRKVAAVLPVHQEA, encoded by the coding sequence ATGACGTATCCAAGCGAACTTTTGCTCGGTGACGAAGCCGTCGCCTGGGGGGCGATCGACTCCGGGATCGCAGGAGCGTTCTCCTACGCCGGAACGCCGGCCACCGAGATTTTCGAAACGGTCCAGACGGCGGCCCCAGCCGTCTGGGCGCAGTGGTCGGCCAACGAAAAGGTCGCCTACGAAGAGGCGCTCGGAATGTCCTACGCGGGCAAGCGCGCGCTGGTCTCGATGAAGCACGTCGGCCTCAACGTCGCCATGGACCCGTTCATGAGTTCGGCGTTGACGGGCGTCGTCGGTGGGCTCGTCCTGGTCGTCGGGGACGACCCCGGAATGCACTCGTCTCAGGACGAACAAGATTCCCGGTTCCTGGCCGACTTCGCCAAGATCCCGTATTTCGAGCCGTCCGACCAACAAGAGTGCTACGACATGACGCGCGAAGCCTTCGAGCTTTCGGAGCGCGTCAGTGTTCCCGTCATGGTCCGGCTCGTCACCCGCTTGGCCCATAGCCGCTCCACGGTTCGGTTGGCCGCCGGTGAAGGCTCGGAGCGCAGGCACCGGCGCCTCCCCTTGCCAGACCCCAACGATTGGACGCTGGTCCCCGTCAACGCCCGACGGCGTTATCGAAGGCTTCTGAACCTACAGGCGCAGTTGACCCAAGAGTCCGAGGAATCGCCTTACAACCTCCTCAAGATCAAGGGCCGGCGCGGAGTGCTGTGCAGCGGCACGGCTTACAACTATGTCCGCGAGGCCCTTGGGCCCGAGAGCGACGACACCCTGTTGAGGATCGGGCGGTCTCCGTTACCGACGGACCTCGTCCGGCGGTTTGTCGACCATTGCGAGGAGATCGTCGTCGTCGAAGAGGGGCAACCGTTCATCGAAAGCCGTTTGACGGGTCTGCTCGGTCTGACAGGCAAGTTCGTCAAAGGCAAGCTGGACGGAACCTTGCCGCTCGACGGCGAGTTGACTCCCAAGATCGTCGCGACGGCCCTGTCCGCGCTCGGATGGCTTTCCAGTCCGACGGATCCGATCGTCGTCGGCCGTCCTCCACAGTACTGCAAAGGGTGCCCGCACTCCAGCACCATGAACGCGCTCGTCGAGGCGACCTCGACGTTTGACGAACCGCTCCTCTTCAGCGACATCGGCTGTTACGCCCTCGGGATCATGCCGCCTTACCGGTCCGTCCACTCTGCGGTGGAGATGGGGGCGTCGATCGGCATGGCCCACGGGGCTTCGCGGGCCGGGGCGTTCCCCGTGTTGTGTACCATCGGTGACTCCACGTTCGCCCATTCGGGCATGACGCCGCTGTTAGGTGCCGTCCTGAGCGACGCCGACATCACGGTCATGATCCTCGACAACGCGACCACGGCCATGACCGGAGCCCAAGACTCGATGGCCACCGGTGAGCAACTCGTCGGACTTCTCGAGGGCTTGGGGGTCAAGCACCTCGAGACCATCGAGCCGTTGCCGAAGAACCACGCGGCGAACGTCGAGGCGATCCGTCGGGCCATCGGGCACCGAGGACTCAGCGTCATCGTGGCGCGAAGGCCTTGTATCCAGATCAAGCCGAGAAAAGTCGCTGCCGTGCTTCCCGTGCACCAGG